A DNA window from Bradyrhizobium barranii subsp. barranii contains the following coding sequences:
- a CDS encoding glycosyltransferase family 4 protein → MQDPAPNVMFLVEVVNCNDGIASYCETLATGLHGRGVQIHLVSGAVRSDEKSEYKRQKLAAAVKEWHVIPGLRKLPSLSIFMQLLKLIRKNNITVINVHGLGMLMWGRLLALLTGARCVATYHPSVLGNIEKVQNAPQSTFSPVQVLFFNLFFPHTLILMSEESLRHLRRYVLFGKNRIAKVYGGVDTVHFRPPSDAERRDARTKFGVGDGEFMCLLAARLAWVKGHDLLIKAARKIRDGASSPPIDIKCYFVGSGGAEREKEIKSFAYAGEKDKDTFKFLGFMGDVREILWAADVFALPSRFEGFPLGVAEAMATGLVPVRTPAGGATDQIIQGQTGFIVPFEDVDALVGALEKVADPAMRAALSRNALARAQQYFGVGPMVDETLRIYGLTGDTCGNALAHAVKA, encoded by the coding sequence ATGCAAGATCCCGCCCCGAATGTCATGTTTCTGGTTGAGGTCGTGAATTGCAATGACGGGATTGCATCCTATTGCGAGACCCTGGCCACGGGATTGCATGGCCGGGGCGTGCAGATCCACCTGGTCTCCGGCGCTGTGCGCTCGGACGAGAAGTCCGAATACAAGCGTCAGAAGCTGGCGGCGGCCGTCAAGGAATGGCACGTCATTCCGGGACTTCGGAAGTTGCCCTCGCTGTCGATCTTCATGCAGCTGTTGAAGCTGATCCGGAAGAACAACATCACCGTGATCAACGTCCACGGGCTGGGCATGCTGATGTGGGGCAGGCTGCTCGCGCTGCTCACCGGCGCGCGCTGTGTTGCGACCTATCATCCCTCGGTGCTCGGGAACATCGAGAAGGTGCAGAATGCGCCGCAATCGACCTTCAGCCCGGTCCAGGTCCTGTTCTTCAACCTCTTCTTTCCCCACACCCTCATCCTGATGTCGGAGGAATCGCTCCGGCATCTGCGCCGCTACGTGCTGTTCGGCAAGAACCGGATCGCCAAGGTCTATGGCGGCGTCGACACGGTTCATTTCCGCCCGCCCTCGGATGCCGAGCGCCGCGATGCGCGCACGAAATTCGGCGTTGGCGACGGTGAGTTCATGTGCCTGTTGGCGGCCCGTCTCGCCTGGGTGAAGGGCCACGACCTCCTCATCAAGGCGGCGCGCAAGATCCGCGACGGCGCCAGTTCTCCGCCGATCGACATCAAATGCTACTTTGTCGGCAGCGGCGGAGCCGAGCGCGAGAAGGAAATCAAGTCGTTCGCTTATGCTGGCGAGAAGGACAAGGACACCTTCAAGTTCCTCGGGTTCATGGGCGACGTCCGCGAAATCCTCTGGGCCGCCGACGTGTTCGCGCTGCCGAGCCGGTTCGAGGGATTTCCGCTCGGCGTTGCCGAAGCCATGGCGACAGGCCTCGTTCCGGTCCGGACTCCGGCGGGCGGCGCGACTGATCAGATCATCCAGGGCCAGACCGGCTTCATCGTCCCGTTCGAGGACGTCGACGCGCTCGTCGGCGCGCTCGAGAAGGTGGCCGACCCCGCGATGCGCGCCGCGCTGTCGCGCAATGCTCTTGCGCGCGCCCAGCAATATTTCGGTGTCGGGCCGATGGTCGACGAGACCCTCAGGATCTACGGTTTGACCGGCGATACCTGCGGCAACGCGCTGGCTCACGCGGTGAAGGCCTGA
- a CDS encoding class I SAM-dependent methyltransferase: protein MSSIITDFSQVYPYLDGSKFKDTIVVQYRGDGDVRYRCDVLVDICRGKRVLHVGCCDHLPLIKRKIDNRDWLHGLITECSEYTVGVDIDADAVREASRISGLDNMVAGDVTSGQKIEAISGRKFDIAVFGEVVEHIPNPVSFLSRFRENYGDVVDQIVITVPNAFRGGNIKGILKNVETINSDHRFFFTPYTIAKVAIDAGYAPVEVKMATFMRAGKLKSMLLRRLPLLAEDIIFIGAATPARPH from the coding sequence ATGTCGTCGATCATTACCGATTTTTCGCAGGTCTATCCCTATCTCGACGGCTCGAAGTTCAAAGACACCATCGTCGTGCAGTATCGGGGCGACGGCGACGTCAGATACAGATGCGACGTCCTCGTGGACATCTGTCGGGGCAAGCGAGTCCTGCATGTCGGATGCTGTGATCATCTGCCGCTCATCAAACGAAAGATCGACAACCGGGACTGGCTGCACGGCCTGATCACCGAGTGTTCCGAATACACCGTCGGCGTCGACATCGATGCGGATGCGGTGCGGGAGGCGTCGCGGATTTCCGGGCTCGACAACATGGTCGCGGGCGACGTGACGTCCGGCCAGAAGATCGAGGCAATATCCGGCCGGAAGTTCGACATCGCCGTGTTTGGCGAAGTCGTCGAGCACATTCCGAATCCGGTCTCGTTCCTGTCGCGCTTCAGGGAGAATTACGGCGACGTCGTCGATCAGATCGTGATCACCGTTCCGAACGCCTTCAGGGGTGGCAACATCAAGGGCATCTTGAAGAACGTCGAGACGATCAACAGCGATCACCGTTTCTTCTTCACGCCCTATACGATCGCCAAGGTCGCAATCGACGCCGGCTATGCGCCGGTCGAGGTGAAGATGGCCACCTTCATGCGCGCCGGAAAGCTGAAGTCGATGCTGCTGCGGCGGCTTCCGCTGCTGGCCGAGGATATCATCTTCATCGGTGCGGCCACACCCGCGCGGCCGCACTGA
- a CDS encoding glycoside hydrolase 5 family protein — protein MCGLCVAAGLSYPADAQNAQPLDQRFLLGVGTHQGLGGVTSARGYVPATAVKQMKELGVTSFRDDFPWSDFELPGKRLGFNALNGRLETQIRSGVGIPLLILGTGHHLVPNSDPPTTDEARQRFVTYAAAAAQAVASRQPIFELWNEYNLRARAEPLFTVENYVTLARSVQPAVKQAAPSAPFVVGALGDDPGWKWTDALLKTDLLRIADGMSIHIYNHCLPPAGRTAAEAIERLQNLHQRVAQATGNPDYPIYLTETGWPTPSAKCGVTEQLAADNMAQIILWASTAGPWLKGIWLYELKDSGTKPGELEDNFGIYHFDNSPKPAVCSIRESWAFIRTSLKATRTTPAPGVVQIRSDSGSETKLALWSETASKRFEVRLKNAEPNAEIRYVCQQAPGPAAGAWTALSTTPLLVSVKGTAVPDFEIRPSN, from the coding sequence ATGTGCGGGCTCTGCGTCGCGGCCGGCCTCTCATATCCTGCAGACGCACAGAATGCGCAGCCGCTCGATCAGCGCTTCCTGCTGGGCGTCGGCACGCACCAGGGCCTCGGCGGCGTCACCAGCGCCCGCGGCTATGTGCCCGCGACCGCCGTCAAGCAGATGAAGGAGCTGGGGGTTACCTCGTTCCGCGACGACTTCCCCTGGTCGGATTTCGAGCTGCCCGGCAAGCGGCTCGGCTTCAATGCCCTGAACGGCCGCCTCGAGACCCAGATCAGGTCCGGCGTCGGAATCCCGCTGCTCATTCTCGGGACCGGCCATCATCTCGTCCCGAATTCCGATCCGCCGACGACCGACGAAGCGCGCCAAAGATTCGTCACCTATGCCGCGGCAGCCGCGCAAGCGGTCGCATCACGGCAGCCGATCTTCGAATTGTGGAACGAGTACAATCTCAGAGCGCGCGCGGAGCCGCTGTTCACCGTCGAAAATTATGTGACGCTCGCCCGATCGGTGCAGCCCGCGGTCAAGCAGGCGGCGCCGTCCGCGCCATTCGTGGTCGGAGCACTGGGCGACGATCCCGGCTGGAAATGGACCGACGCCCTGCTGAAGACCGACCTGCTTCGTATCGCGGACGGGATGTCCATTCACATCTACAACCATTGCTTACCACCGGCCGGGCGGACCGCAGCCGAGGCGATCGAACGGCTGCAAAATCTTCATCAACGCGTCGCACAGGCGACCGGCAATCCCGACTATCCGATCTATCTGACCGAAACGGGCTGGCCGACACCAAGCGCGAAATGCGGCGTGACCGAGCAGCTTGCCGCCGACAACATGGCGCAGATCATCCTCTGGGCCTCGACCGCCGGTCCCTGGCTCAAGGGGATATGGCTCTACGAGCTGAAGGACAGTGGGACGAAGCCTGGTGAACTGGAGGACAATTTCGGCATTTATCATTTCGACAATTCGCCGAAGCCTGCCGTGTGTTCCATTCGCGAAAGCTGGGCCTTCATCCGCACCAGCCTGAAGGCAACGCGAACCACGCCGGCGCCCGGCGTCGTGCAGATTCGCAGTGACAGTGGATCGGAAACGAAACTCGCGCTTTGGTCGGAGACTGCGTCGAAGCGCTTCGAAGTTCGATTAAAAAATGCGGAACCGAATGCCGAGATCAGATATGTATGTCAGCAAGCGCCGGGCCCCGCCGCCGGCGCCTGGACGGCGTTATCGACAACGCCGTTGCTTGTCAGCGTCAAGGGCACGGCCGTGCCGGATTTCGAGATCCGGCCATCGAACTGA
- a CDS encoding glycosyltransferase family 4 protein — translation MKILITSSLYPTPLAPKVVGGAETFVRRLAETLVGQNDGVEVIRAASASNQQMETCNGIDVYSAPVHNIYFPFAKQHSSPVRGIWHAIEDWQTMSELVAARIKAFKPDILHSNNLSGLTTAVWRTAAELGIPVLHTLHDYYLTCPRCSRFSDGHACESSCMSCQILTLRRRGATRHLDAVVGVSQRILDIHTQLGLFTQTPLKIVIRNASTADVGNADAAMVDGTVTFGFIGRLTEEKGIYNLVRAIATIPPDRFRLVIAGHTTESQQKQLKALAPNARIEFLGFVQPKQFYEQVNVVVVPSVWEDPCPLVVADAQAACKPLLGTPFGGIQEAIKPGVTGWLTSPDPASIAKSISAIIEAPQQIVEMSERLKSGIDKWVFDDVVAGYRNVYDELTRGRGTPRT, via the coding sequence ATGAAGATCCTTATCACGTCATCCCTCTATCCAACGCCATTGGCACCGAAGGTGGTCGGGGGCGCGGAAACGTTCGTCCGCCGCCTCGCCGAGACCCTGGTCGGGCAGAACGACGGCGTGGAAGTGATACGTGCCGCGTCCGCATCGAACCAGCAGATGGAGACCTGCAACGGCATCGACGTGTATTCGGCGCCCGTACACAACATCTATTTCCCTTTCGCCAAGCAGCACAGCTCGCCGGTGCGCGGCATCTGGCACGCGATCGAGGACTGGCAGACAATGTCGGAGCTCGTTGCGGCTCGCATCAAGGCCTTCAAGCCTGACATCCTGCACTCGAACAATCTCTCCGGCCTGACGACCGCGGTGTGGCGGACCGCCGCCGAGCTCGGCATTCCGGTCCTGCACACGCTTCACGACTATTATCTCACCTGCCCGCGCTGCTCGCGCTTCTCGGACGGACATGCCTGCGAGTCGAGCTGCATGAGCTGTCAGATCCTGACCCTTCGCCGTCGCGGGGCGACGCGACATCTGGACGCCGTCGTCGGCGTCAGCCAGCGCATTCTTGACATCCATACCCAGCTCGGCCTGTTCACGCAGACGCCGCTGAAGATCGTCATTCGAAACGCCTCGACCGCCGACGTCGGCAACGCAGACGCCGCGATGGTCGACGGCACCGTCACGTTCGGCTTCATCGGACGCCTGACCGAAGAGAAGGGCATCTACAATCTCGTCCGCGCCATCGCGACGATTCCGCCTGACCGGTTTCGGCTCGTCATCGCAGGCCACACAACCGAGAGCCAGCAGAAGCAGCTCAAGGCGCTCGCTCCGAATGCACGGATCGAATTTCTCGGCTTCGTACAGCCGAAGCAGTTTTACGAACAGGTGAACGTCGTGGTCGTACCCTCGGTGTGGGAAGATCCCTGCCCGCTCGTCGTCGCCGACGCGCAGGCCGCCTGCAAACCCCTGCTCGGCACGCCGTTCGGCGGCATTCAGGAAGCGATCAAGCCCGGCGTGACCGGCTGGCTGACGTCGCCCGATCCCGCCTCGATCGCCAAGAGCATTTCGGCGATCATCGAAGCGCCGCAGCAGATCGTGGAGATGAGCGAGCGATTGAAGTCCGGCATCGACAAATGGGTTTTTGACGACGTCGTCGCCGGCTATCGCAACGTCTACGACGAGCTCACGCGCGGCCGCGGCACGCCTCGCACATAG
- a CDS encoding glycosyltransferase family 4 protein → MKILIVNTLYPPEIIGGAEVSVSLLAEAFVQRGHQVSVVCLQNKQERTIDELKGVRVYRVPMDNDYWPFGNDRKPSSVQRLKWHLKDTWNRKSAARFAEILEIEKPDVVHTNNLTGFSVSLWSEARRRNIRIVHTLRDYSLLCKRSTLFRGDATCAQRCTVCAAMTSPYLLASRMVDAVVSNSQFVLDQHTRLKYFPGTDGRVIFNIADPSSVVPSPASSSDDLIFGFIGRLEAEKGIEVVLRAAEQLPDEGWQLKIAGKGLEDYVRGLKGRSGRKVEWLGFAKAAEFYASIDVCLVSSVWPEPLPRTLIESINAGRATICSTAGGIPEIAGFSNMVGSYEPSDHRRLGELMLKAVNERSHWKVSRPPQPGFAERFSADSVTGQYLDVYLNNNRTNRQ, encoded by the coding sequence TTGAAAATACTGATCGTTAACACGCTCTATCCGCCCGAGATCATCGGGGGCGCCGAAGTGTCTGTGTCGCTGCTCGCGGAGGCGTTCGTCCAGCGCGGCCATCAGGTGTCGGTGGTCTGCCTTCAGAACAAGCAGGAACGCACGATCGACGAACTCAAGGGCGTGCGCGTATACCGCGTGCCGATGGACAACGATTACTGGCCGTTCGGCAACGACAGGAAGCCCTCCTCGGTCCAGCGCCTGAAGTGGCATCTCAAGGACACATGGAATCGCAAATCCGCGGCGCGGTTCGCCGAAATTCTCGAGATCGAGAAGCCCGACGTCGTCCACACCAACAACCTCACGGGCTTCTCGGTCTCGCTGTGGTCGGAAGCCAGGCGGCGCAACATCAGGATCGTGCACACCCTGCGCGACTATTCCCTGCTCTGCAAACGCTCGACGCTGTTTCGGGGCGATGCGACATGCGCGCAGCGCTGCACCGTCTGCGCTGCCATGACGTCGCCTTATCTGCTGGCCTCGCGTATGGTCGATGCGGTGGTCTCGAACAGCCAATTCGTGCTCGACCAGCACACCAGGCTGAAATATTTCCCCGGCACCGATGGCCGCGTCATCTTCAACATCGCCGATCCAAGCTCCGTGGTGCCGTCACCAGCTTCGAGCTCGGATGATCTGATATTCGGGTTCATCGGGCGGCTCGAGGCTGAAAAAGGTATCGAGGTAGTCCTCAGGGCGGCCGAGCAGCTTCCCGACGAAGGCTGGCAACTGAAAATCGCCGGAAAAGGGCTTGAGGATTACGTGCGGGGGCTAAAAGGCCGCAGCGGAAGGAAGGTCGAATGGCTTGGCTTTGCCAAGGCAGCCGAATTCTATGCCAGCATCGACGTCTGCCTGGTGAGTTCGGTCTGGCCGGAGCCGCTGCCGCGTACGTTGATCGAAAGCATCAACGCCGGCCGGGCGACGATTTGCTCGACGGCTGGCGGGATTCCCGAGATCGCGGGGTTTTCCAATATGGTTGGGTCCTACGAACCCAGCGATCATAGGCGACTGGGAGAATTGATGCTGAAGGCCGTCAACGAGAGGTCACACTGGAAAGTCTCGCGGCCTCCGCAGCCAGGATTTGCCGAGAGGTTTTCGGCGGATTCAGTGACAGGACAATATTTGGACGTCTATTTGAACAACAATCGAACCAACCGGCAATAA
- a CDS encoding lipocalin/fatty acid-binding family protein: MTTSSPDQTILSASTFVSSIGVNVHVGYSWGAYDNLALVEDNLRYLGVTKLRGGLATSPEAQPIVEGLAKDGYKFDLVVPSGVPAGGAAALQSYLESVKEFAASHPGSVIALEGLNEVNIQGFSYNGSSSVSAAAQFQAVYYSAIKADAALKDIPVYNLSIGYNDSADYANLGNMSGSTDYANSHAYVSTGLTPETALEQLLGNATSVTGGKPVVITETGYTTKSDTPYVGASENVQAKSILNTLVDAYKDGVSTTYLYQLLDASASNDPTDPESHWGLFNADGTPKLAATAVHNLTTILADDGKGGHTPSASLNYTLDNMPASGNSMVLGKSNGAYELVVWAEPKVWNDATDTEIANPTTSVTVNLGSVHHLINVYDPLKGSSPIATYTDVSQIVVPITDHPLIIEIDAPAGGGTAPPAVTDVSGTAADIVSQMSDLNASDSLKTITLTDTHVLPVASDATMAYMISHYGKALAAIQGGYQFSITNSTDTWSVTRVYDSSAKLLSTSTSNFTDGVITSKVTLNTDGSSENIAYTGGKMVRDVTVSAIGDKDTKTYDTSGNLIADLVQNKDGSSSNTLYSNGVKTKVYVTNADRTHDNYYYNITGQSYTTEHDQLDAGGRLLSVVRMHADGSMAYSQVYNSDGSKVTTQYDATGHKTSVVTVTSTATSTDFYTTAGVLKQTVVQTTSGNVTTTNYNGSLLVSVYVVNADGSKDSKLYDAKGVIASDVVQNADGSSSTTLYTAGVKTKAYVTNADGSRDNYYFNITGQSYTGEHDHLDASGKLLSVSRTHADGTMAYSQVFNSDGSKVTTQYDSTGHKTSAVTITSTATTTNFYTTAGALKQQVVQTTSGNVTTTNYNGSLLASVYVVNADGSKESKLYDSNGIIASDLIQNKDGSSSNTLYTAGVKTKVYGTNADGSHDNYYYNITGQSYTNEHDHIDPSGKLLLVSRTHADGSMAYSQVVNSDGSKVTTQYDSTGHKISVITVTSSGTTTDIYDASTGALKQEVSKTSSGDTTTTNYNGAKLASVYVVNADGSKDTKLYDSSGIIASDLIQNKDGSSSNTVYSAGVKTKLYVTHADGSHDNTFYNITGQSYTTEIQHLTAAGALTALTRLHADDTLAYKQVINSDGSKVTDLYDSTGHKMSEILNAADGSTTTDTYNSSGALVQDVHKTAGGDVTTTNYANGLNSSIYVVNADGTKETKLFDGSGSLTSDYVLNKDGSNSTTVFTSGVKTAVYANNADGSHDNTIYNITGKSYVTEQQHIDAAGKMTSITRSHADGTLDYTQVVKSDGSKVSDVYDSTGVKTTETINNADGTSDVFKFKVAGLPGAVEHDSYNTSGSLLSIDVLNTDGTHAVTAVTAGLTLAGGSGNDVFSAAPGTTTVMFDGGNDQIKSFHAGAAANHDTIEILKSLVADYSHLQISQSGSDTLIQLTSADSILLKNVNSANLDHGNFLFV, from the coding sequence ATGACTACCTCATCACCAGATCAGACGATCCTGTCGGCGAGCACCTTTGTCAGTTCCATCGGCGTCAATGTTCACGTTGGATATTCCTGGGGCGCCTACGACAACCTCGCCCTCGTCGAGGACAATCTTAGATATCTCGGGGTGACGAAACTGCGGGGCGGACTCGCCACGAGCCCGGAAGCGCAACCGATCGTCGAGGGACTTGCGAAGGACGGTTACAAATTCGACCTCGTGGTTCCGTCGGGCGTTCCGGCCGGCGGCGCGGCTGCGCTCCAGTCTTATCTGGAATCCGTAAAAGAGTTCGCGGCCAGCCATCCCGGCAGCGTCATCGCGCTGGAAGGCCTCAACGAGGTCAACATCCAGGGCTTCAGCTATAATGGGAGCTCGAGCGTCTCGGCTGCAGCGCAGTTTCAGGCTGTCTATTACAGCGCCATCAAGGCGGACGCCGCGCTCAAGGACATCCCCGTCTACAATTTGTCGATCGGCTATAATGACTCGGCCGACTACGCCAATCTCGGAAACATGTCGGGGTCGACCGACTACGCCAACTCTCACGCCTATGTCAGCACCGGCCTGACACCCGAAACCGCCCTCGAGCAATTGCTCGGTAACGCCACGTCGGTCACCGGCGGCAAACCGGTCGTGATCACCGAGACCGGCTATACGACCAAGAGCGATACCCCGTATGTCGGCGCCAGCGAGAACGTACAGGCGAAATCGATCCTGAACACGCTGGTCGATGCCTACAAGGACGGCGTCAGCACCACCTATCTCTATCAATTGCTCGACGCCTCGGCGAGCAACGACCCTACGGATCCCGAATCACACTGGGGCCTGTTCAACGCCGACGGAACCCCGAAGCTCGCGGCGACCGCGGTCCACAATCTGACGACGATCCTGGCCGACGACGGCAAGGGCGGCCACACGCCGAGTGCCTCGCTGAACTATACGCTCGACAACATGCCGGCGAGCGGGAACAGCATGGTTCTCGGCAAGAGCAACGGCGCCTATGAGCTCGTGGTCTGGGCGGAACCCAAGGTCTGGAACGACGCCACCGATACCGAGATCGCGAATCCGACGACATCGGTTACCGTCAACCTGGGCAGCGTCCACCACCTGATCAACGTCTATGACCCGCTGAAGGGCAGCTCGCCGATCGCGACCTACACCGACGTCAGCCAGATCGTGGTTCCGATCACGGACCACCCGCTCATCATCGAGATCGACGCTCCGGCAGGAGGCGGCACTGCACCGCCCGCCGTGACCGACGTCAGCGGAACCGCCGCCGACATCGTGTCGCAGATGTCCGACCTGAACGCCTCGGATTCGCTTAAGACCATCACGCTCACCGACACCCACGTGCTTCCGGTCGCCTCCGATGCCACCATGGCGTACATGATCTCGCATTACGGGAAGGCGCTCGCAGCCATCCAGGGCGGCTACCAGTTCTCCATCACCAACTCGACCGACACCTGGAGCGTGACCAGGGTCTACGACTCCTCTGCAAAGCTTCTGTCGACCAGCACGTCCAACTTCACCGACGGCGTCATCACCAGCAAGGTGACGCTCAATACCGACGGCTCATCGGAGAACATCGCCTATACCGGCGGCAAGATGGTGCGTGACGTCACCGTCTCGGCGATCGGCGACAAGGACACCAAGACCTACGATACGAGCGGCAATCTCATCGCGGACCTCGTCCAGAACAAGGACGGCTCGTCCTCGAACACGCTCTATTCGAACGGCGTCAAGACCAAGGTCTACGTCACCAATGCGGACCGCACCCACGACAACTACTATTACAACATCACCGGTCAGTCCTATACCACCGAGCACGACCAGCTCGACGCGGGCGGGAGGCTTCTATCAGTCGTCCGGATGCATGCCGACGGCTCGATGGCCTACAGCCAGGTCTACAACAGCGACGGCAGCAAGGTCACGACCCAGTACGACGCCACGGGCCACAAGACCTCTGTCGTCACCGTGACATCGACGGCGACCAGCACCGATTTCTACACCACAGCCGGCGTTCTCAAGCAGACCGTCGTGCAGACGACCTCCGGCAACGTGACCACCACGAACTACAATGGTTCGCTGCTGGTGTCCGTCTACGTCGTCAACGCCGACGGCTCGAAGGACTCCAAGCTGTACGACGCCAAGGGCGTCATCGCGAGCGACGTGGTCCAGAACGCGGACGGCTCGTCGTCGACCACGCTCTATACGGCAGGCGTCAAGACCAAGGCCTACGTCACCAACGCGGACGGCAGCCGCGATAACTATTATTTCAACATCACCGGCCAGTCCTATACCGGCGAGCACGATCACCTCGACGCGAGCGGCAAGCTGCTGTCGGTCAGCCGCACCCATGCGGACGGCACCATGGCCTACAGCCAGGTGTTCAACAGCGATGGCAGCAAGGTCACGACCCAGTACGACTCGACCGGCCACAAGACCTCGGCCGTCACCATAACGTCGACGGCCACCACGACCAATTTCTATACCACCGCGGGCGCGCTCAAGCAGCAGGTCGTGCAGACGACCTCCGGCAACGTGACCACGACCAACTACAACGGCTCGCTGCTGGCGTCGGTCTACGTGGTCAACGCCGACGGGTCGAAGGAGTCGAAGCTGTACGATTCCAACGGCATCATCGCGAGCGACCTGATCCAGAACAAGGACGGCTCGTCCTCGAACACGCTCTACACGGCCGGCGTCAAGACCAAGGTCTATGGCACCAATGCCGACGGCAGCCACGACAACTACTATTACAACATCACCGGCCAGTCCTATACCAACGAGCACGACCACATCGATCCGAGCGGAAAGCTGCTTCTGGTCAGCCGTACCCATGCCGACGGCTCGATGGCCTATAGCCAGGTGGTCAACAGCGACGGCAGCAAGGTCACGACCCAGTACGATTCCACAGGCCACAAGATCTCGGTCATCACCGTCACGTCGTCGGGTACGACGACCGACATCTACGATGCATCGACCGGCGCATTGAAGCAGGAGGTCTCCAAGACGAGCTCCGGCGACACCACGACGACGAACTACAACGGCGCAAAGCTGGCGTCGGTCTACGTGGTCAACGCCGACGGGTCAAAGGACACCAAGCTGTACGATTCCAGCGGGATCATCGCCAGCGACCTCATCCAGAACAAGGACGGTTCGTCCTCGAACACGGTCTACTCCGCCGGCGTCAAGACGAAGCTCTATGTCACCCATGCCGACGGCAGCCATGACAACACCTTCTACAACATCACGGGCCAGAGCTATACGACCGAGATCCAACACCTCACCGCCGCCGGCGCGCTTACGGCCCTGACCCGCCTTCATGCCGATGATACGCTTGCCTACAAGCAGGTGATCAACAGCGACGGCAGCAAGGTCACCGACCTCTACGACAGCACCGGCCACAAGATGAGCGAGATCCTGAATGCCGCCGATGGATCGACCACGACGGACACGTACAACTCGTCGGGAGCTCTGGTCCAGGACGTTCACAAGACGGCGGGCGGCGACGTGACGACGACGAACTACGCGAACGGATTGAACTCGTCGATCTACGTCGTCAACGCCGACGGCACCAAGGAAACGAAGCTGTTTGACGGCAGCGGCAGCCTCACCAGCGACTACGTGCTGAACAAGGACGGCTCCAACTCGACCACCGTGTTCACGTCGGGCGTCAAGACCGCGGTCTACGCCAATAACGCCGACGGCTCGCACGACAACACGATCTACAACATCACCGGCAAGAGCTACGTCACGGAGCAGCAGCACATCGACGCCGCGGGCAAGATGACCTCGATCACCCGGTCGCACGCGGACGGTACGCTCGATTACACGCAGGTCGTCAAGTCGGACGGCAGCAAGGTCTCCGACGTCTACGACAGCACCGGGGTCAAGACGACCGAAACCATCAACAACGCCGATGGAACGTCCGACGTCTTCAAGTTCAAGGTCGCCGGCCTGCCGGGCGCCGTCGAGCACGACAGCTACAATACCAGCGGCTCGCTGCTCTCGATCGACGTCCTCAACACCGATGGCACCCACGCTGTCACGGCGGTGACTGCGGGACTGACACTGGCCGGCGGCAGCGGCAACGACGTCTTCTCCGCGGCGCCGGGCACGACCACCGTCATGTTCGACGGCGGCAACGACCAGATCAAGAGCTTCCACGCCGGAGCCGCGGCGAACCACGACACGATCGAAATCCTGAAATCACTGGTGGCCGACTACAGCCACCTGCAGATTTCGCAATCAGGTTCCGACACGCTGATCCAGCTCACCTCGGCCGATTCCATCCTGTTGAAGAATGTGAATTCGGCCAACCTGGATCACGGCAACTTCCTGTTCGTCTGA